ataagccgagggtgggaaatgaggcacctacggttgaaaccctcctccctcagctgagaaggctggcggctccccgcccgcctctcactgcaccggcagggcttccgtccggtaaaatgtgaaaaagaaaaaaaactgagtataagccgtatatactcgagtataagccgaggggcttaaaaaaaaacaactcgagtataagccgtatagacccgagtataagccgaggggacgttttccagcacaaaaaatgtcctgaaaaactcggcttatactcgagtatatacggtaggtaggcagatagatggatagatggatagatagatagatggatgagaaatgaaagatAGCGAGAGGGAGATGAGATCAATaggtagatgaaagatagatgagagggagggaggaagagagagattgaTTGATATCAATAGAAGTGAATATTTGTAGCAGAGttaaactgtggggtccttgttgctctccgagcttggttcttgtcttggagatgtttcatgacccaactaggtaacatcatcagtactcaaagggaggagggttgggaggaggaggagatctgtgaggtccttggtgctcgttGAGCTTCATTgtattcttgaagacatttcattacccaactaggtaacatcatcaggagaagaaggaggcctgtggagtccttggtggtttctgaacttcattgttttcttgcaaatgtttcatcacaTAATATCAATTGAGGTGCCTTCATATagatgaaaaagaaaactttttgaTGATGCTCAAAGTTTGAACCATTATCTTACAATATTTCAGGCCCCAGCTCAAAACAATTATATTACTTTAATGGATAATTATTGCACGACTATTTTCCATTGTTTGTATGATTGTTCACTTTATTGGTTtattgcagcggttctcaacttgtgggtcgggaccccgttgggggtcaaatgacgatttgccaggggtcgcttaAGACCATcaaaaatatgggaagtatacttgcgagttgaagaatcgcgctccaatggttgaattcacaagccagctgcaggctcttcaaatcgctagccgaatttggcttcaggcgtgatgaattaaaaaaagagagaaatctttgctctgatgtctccctctcaagccagctgcaatcactcccaatcgctagcctaatctggcttcaggcgccataaacttaataggagaggagtctctgctttaacgcctccgtcctcaaggcaatcgcaagcagttcagatcgctagccaatacggcttcaggcgcgataaattcaaaacaaaaataattttacggttgggggtcgccacatcgtggggaattgtattaaaggggtcgcagcactataaaggttgagaaccactgttttattgGGACCTTCCTTTTTATATATGCACCTTCACCGTATCCATTTGAATGGAAGCCAGATCTGTAATtttgaaaaatagcaataaataTGAAACATCCCCAAGAAAAGTTTTGGGATGTAGCTTATATTGCTAGAGACAGAGGGGTTTTTGGGGGGTTCCAGACCTCTGAATTTTTTACTTTCCATGAGAACGTAGAAGAAAATGTGGAATTACATTTGCGGTTCAAAGAACAGATTGaacacaaaacaaaaatgtgAAGAGGGCCAGGAATCTTGTTTCCCCATCTGGAAATCTGGTTCCCAACTATACgttgtattaaaaatattaactaATATTTTAATGGAGAGATTATTCTCATAGGGACCCTCAACTAGGGCCCACGCCTTACAATCTCTTCTAAAATGGGTGTGTTATGTGTTCAACCGTCTGCAATTTTGGGGAAGAATGGAATATAAATGCTTAGGATGTTCACACAATATTCAAAGTTACCCTAAAATGCCTTTATACGTTTGTGGTcaacatgtttgtttatttatttatttatttatttatttatttatttatttatttatttatttatttttgtcacaacagtatatacaatcatcaacataaaaataactcatcatgagagaaaagtatatataagtaaaagtataagtaaaagtatgcatataatattataatgaagagaacaataggacaggaacggtaggcacttttgtgctcttatgcacgccccttatagtcctcttaggaatggggtgaggtcaatagtagacagttttggttgaagctttggggattttgggaagagaccacagagtcaggtagtgagttccaagcgttaacaactctgttacaaaagtcatattttctgcaatcaagtttgaagcggttgacattaagtttgaatctattgtttgctcttgtattgttgcgattgaagctgaagtagtcttttacaggaaggatattacaatagataattctgtgtgttaaacacagatcatgtcggagtcggcggagttctaagttttctaaacccagaatttcaagcctggtggtataaggtattttgttgatttcgaaggagcgaagaactcttctagtaaaatatttctggacgcgttcgataatgttaatgtcagagatgtggtatgggttccagacggatgagctgtattcaagaataggtctggcaaatgttttgtatgctctggttagtagtgtagagtttttggaaaagaagctacgtaaaattaagtttacaactcttaaagctttttttgctctaataaaaataattctaatttaataataatatatcatcattattattattaatattacaataatctaataataaaaataattctaatttAGAATGTTGTCTAAAGCATCCCATCAGCGAAGACTTTATTTACTGGTTTGTCACAACAAATAGGGTAAACGCTGccattatggttttattatttgatccCAATACAGATTGTCCTTGATTTGGTTGCTTAgaggaataacagaattggaagggaccttggaggtcttctagtccaaccctctgctcaagcaggagactctatgccatttcaaataaatggttgtccaatctcttctttaaaacctccaatattggagcacctacaacttctgatggcaagtttaattgttctgtcaggaaatttctccttagttctaggttgcttctccccttaattagtttccatccattgcttcttgtcctgccctcaggtgctttggagaataagttgaccccctcctctttgtggcagcccctcaaatactggaagagtgctatcatctgccccctagtccttcttttctctagattcgcCAtgtccaaatcctgcaaccgttcatgttttagtctccaggcctttaatcatcttagttgctcttctctgcaccctttctagagtctcaagatctATTTTACATTGTGGAgaaaaaaactggatgcagtattccaagtgtggtcttatcaaggcattataaagcggtattaacattttgcgtgatcttaattctatccctctgttgatgcagcccagaactgtgttggcttttttggctgctgctgcacacggctggctcatatttaaatggttgtccattaggactccaagatccctctcacagttactgctattgaaccAGGTTTACCTAATatgtacctgtacatttgatttttcttccctAAGTGttaaactttatttttctctatatcgaatttcattttgttagatagggcccaatattcaagtctgtcaagatccttctgtaacttgagcctatcttccggagtcttggctattcctgccagcttggtatcatctgtaaatttgatgagttccccatctatcccctcgtccaagtcattgatgaagatgttgaagagtactgggcctaaaacagagccttggggtactccactgcatacttccctccatgtggatgtagttccgttgaggactacacgttgagtgcggttggtaagccagttacgaatccatctggtggtgctgctctctaacccacatttttctatcttatcaaataGTAGATTATGGTCAACTTTTATCAAATTAATTTTGTGTGTCCAAATTTCTGGAAAGGCTCAAGTTGGGGAAAATTCATTTCATAGTTTACAAACTGATCCCCTTCGGTCCAAATTAAACAACAATTGACAAGCTATGATAGGTTCACCATACAAACTGATTAGCAAGGATATGGGGAAGTTGCTGatgtttaatattaaaaagaagagGTTTATTTCTTTCCTCAATGtcattatttcaatttttccccTCATTTTTATCCCAGTTCCAAAAGGAATCAGACCAGACAGcattaacattattattattatttattaaacttctgaTCCACCTGATAAGACAAAAGTTCTCTGGACAGATTACAAGTCTTCACCCTTCCCCATAAAAACATGAATAAATGACtcaacggggttttaattttatgacaaagaaagaaaatatattccttttccatttttttcctctacAACCCATAACCATacaccccttcctttctctcctccccacTTGGATTGaaccaaatattttatttggccAACTGCGATTAGACCCacaagaaatttcattttaactaaAATGTCATCTTCCCAATTCAGCATCTTCACACTTGACTTACCCTATTTTTGGTTTCCTCAACCTTCTCCATTCCTAGACGGGgatctgtatttttttctgttgCATTGCTTTGCAAGTCCTAAATTTGCACAGTTGTAATAAGAAGTGCAGCACCCTAGACATGGGCAAGACGACAACaggacattacaggtagtcctcgacttacgacagtttgttcagtgaccattcaaagttgcaatggcactgaaaaacgtgactcatatgaccgttttttcagacttgtgaccattgcagcatgagcacgtgagcaaaattcagacgcatggcaactggttcatacttacgacggtcgcagtgccctggggtgggtgggtcacgtgatccgcttttgcgaccttctgacacgcaaattcagtggggaagccagatttacataACTATGTTActtcgttactaacttaacaatttcagtggttcacttaacaatgatgccaagaaaggtcgtaaaatggctcAAAACTCACTGAAGAaatttctcactgagcaacataaatttggggctcaattgcggtcgtaagttgaggactagctgtaatctTCTCAGACTCCTTGCGGTCATCTAGGTATATTTTGGATTTCAACAATCTAGTTATGGTACTTTCTGAAGGAATGGAATGCGAGGGGGAGATTGTCAAGACATTTGAGGCTCAAggagaaatgaaaataatacctTTCATTCGTTTTTCCAAGGATGGCAGAGTTACCCCAGAATGACAGGTAGGCCAATGGGAAGTTAAATCCTGAATGCCGAAAGACATCATCAAATGAAGATTCTTGCCAAGTTTAATCGAAACCTGAATAGTATCCGGGCTGCACGAAATTACATTTGTCTTCCAGAAAGAGAACGCATAATTCTCCCTTTTTGGTACAGCAAGAATTGAGTTATTCTATGGATGgatgagaatatttgcagctcagggttggactgtggggtccttgatggttTTTGAGcttggctggtttttttttacagacgtttcatggcccaactaggtaatatcatcaatgctagaaaggaGTAGGGTtcgcagagaggaggaggagaactgtggggctcttggtgctccctgagcttggttgttttcttgcagatgtttcatgacccaactaggtaacatcatcagtgctagaagggagtagagtttgcagagaggaggaggagccgcctctggtggctcagactgctaagacagtctgttattaacacagctgcttgcaattaccgcaggttcaagtcccaccaggcccaaggttgactcagccttccatcctttataaggtaggtaaaatgaggacccagattgctgagggcaataagttgactttgtatataatatacaaatggatgaagactattgcttaacatagtgtaagccgccctgagtcttcggagaagggcgggatataaatgcaaatttaaaaaaaaaaggaggaggactgtgtggtccttagtgctctctgaagtAGGTGATTTActagcagacttttcattacccaactaggtaactttatCAGTGCaaaaagagagtggggtttgcatTCTGTTTATGTACAGAtggcttgtcctgtcagtgttggtgcgaGCGTTATATTGTtagattgtttgtctgagttggtggttccttgactgggatattgtttacttcttgattgttggtctagtagTAATCTTTGTGTTTATCTCTGTTTATCTGAGAATTGATCACTGGTAAGGATTTgttttgatctttttgtttcctttctatctttttaatcttttgaatggtgtgtagatgctatttatctctatgtgcctgtggATCAACAGACAAGGTAACAGAGAACAACAGCTTAGTCAAGGAACCactaagaagaaaacaacaaccaacactgacaaggcaagccacctgtatataaacagagattaACCCACCTTCCATCCTGACACTGATGGATGTTCCCAAGTTGGgttgtgaaacatctgcaagaaaataatcaaacTCAAGAGAGCACCACGGTTGaacccagagctacaaatattctcttctaaattTGAACTTACCAGATGTTGTTGGGTGAAATTCTAACTCTATTGTGCATGGATGGATTTTTGTGGGTTAAATTACCTGGATGAGAAAGACACAAATTACCTggatgagaaagagggagggacaaAGAAATGAATCTCTCCCCAACAGGTAGCCTTCCAGGTGTGTTGGAACTACAAGCCCCAGAATTCCACACAACTGAAGCCATCTTTAAAAGCCTTTGAGGTGCAAAACTGGAAAATATAAGGCGAATCCACAGCCTTTCTATCTTTCCCAAAGCCTAGAGCCAAGGAACCAGCCCAGGCTTTTAATCAAACCTAcgtgcagaggtgggattcagtcagttcaggCAAacggattgttaaattatttgaatcccaccactgcctatgtgGCTAGTTCATTTCTTGGATAGCAGCCTCCTCCGAAAATCAGAGAGGGAAATATCCCTGCATTTCTATAAATATATCCCTGTATTAATTCGATTTATTCCCTTTAGGAAAACAAAGCTCATTTCAAATAATAGCTTACGGTATTTTAAAACTTAAGGCTGCTTGTGCTGTAGCCAAGGGACGGATTTGAAAAGTCAGGTTGGTAGTCCTCATCGTGTGAAACCCAGCTTTTTACACGCagaggtattcctcgacttacaacaattcgtttagtgaagGGGTCTGaagaacttggctcttttaagacttatggacttcaactctgggagttgaagtccacaagtcttaaaagagctaagtttgcagactcctggtttagtgaccgttcaaagttacaagtgacttatgaccgttttcacccttatgaccgttgtagcctcctttcggtcacgtgatcaaaatacaaaggattggcaactggcatgtacttatgacggttgcagtgtccaggggttcCGATCcttttttatgaccttctgacaagcaaaatcaacagggaagccagattcacttaacagccgtgtgactgagttaacaactgcagtgtttcacttaaccacagtggcaagaacggtcgtaaaaaggggcaaagctcatttaactgTCTCGCCCAGCaagggaaatttggggctcaattgtggtcataagtcgaggactagctgtgttGCATGTGTCACACGTGTAAAAAAAACGAGGTGTTTTTTGATCATGTATGTGTGACCTCCCTTCCTGATTTCTTTTGTAACCTCTCCCTCCCTGCAGACAGCTTTGGTTGGAGCAATATTAGATGCCTTCCCAATTTAAAAGCAATACGGTTCATCCGAGTTAAGCTGACATTCTTATACATTTTTCCAAAGTTTCTTTTCCAAAGTTTCTTTTCGCTGCTCTTTAAAACCCGTTTGGGGGCAAATTCTCGGCAGCTTCTAATAAAATCCCTCCTCTTTTTCACACCTCATGATGTTAAACCATCCAGAAACCCTAGAAGGCGAAATGATCGATAAATCACTATTTTGACGTTATACCCCGCATCTTGGAAAAAAACGGAAGACAACCGTTTGAGTGCAAATACACACACAATTCAGAAACAGCGGTTCACAGCGTCCAAATGAGGCCTTTTGCTGCTGGGTGCAAATCTGGtgaccatacaggtagtcctcgacttacaacaattccctcagtgaccgttcaaagttataacagcgctgaaaaaagtggcttaggaccatttttctcaCATTTATAACCACAGCATTCCCACAGTCTCGTGATAaaagtttggatgcttggcaactggcatctaCTTATGACAGTAGCagtttcccttttgcgaccttctgacaagcaatagcgaagctggattcatttaacaaccgctatTAGCtaatggcagtgattcgcttaacaaccgagcCGAGACATGTCGTAAatggggccaaaactcacttaacactaaACTGTCTCGTTCAGTGacataaatttcgggctcaattgtggtcgtaagtagaggactaccgaTATTCGTCTTTTAGCAGCTGTTTAATTGCACGCCCGTCATTCAATTTTGCTTCGAAGAATTGATGGGCAAACCGTGTTCCATTTTCCCTGTCGACCTTATGAACTGATTAGAATTATTTGGGGTTAGGATGATCAGAATAAGGCAAGGTGACTCTTGTGATCAGTACACACGTCCACGGAGGCAGCTTAGGAGACCCAGACAAAGTAAGCCACTTCATCCAGATCCACGGGGTAGTCCGTGATCAAGGTGGGAGTCTTCTCAAACAGCTCTCCTTTGTAACTCCGCCATTTGCCCGCCGGGATGTAGATGTCCCGTTCCTGTTTCCCCAGCTCCAAAACGGGGGCCACCATCAAGGTGTCTCCGATGAGAAACTGGGAATCGATCTTGTGAGCAGACTCGTCCCCGGGAGAGATCCACCAGATCGGCCGTATGATGGGATCCCCGGTGTTGGTGATCTCCCCGGCCAGTTCCAGCAAGAGAGGGGCCACCAAGGACTCGTGAAGTTTGGTGAACTTCAGGGCGATTTCGATGACCTCCTTATCGTAGAGCCAAGGCGGGATGGAGAACTGCATGGACGGCATGAAGGCGGACAACTCCAGCCAACGGATGTAGAGTTCCCGGTCGGGGATTTCCAGAGCCCCGTCAGTTTTGTTTGGGAAGAAATTCCCTCCAATCATGTCGGCCGATATGAACGGGTACCCCAACATACTGATTGTCAAGACGGTGGGGATCAAAGACTTCAGGCCAAGTTCGTAGCCCCACACGGAATCCCGGTCAATGATCCTGAAAAAACACGAGATGTTCTGCGATTGATAGCCCACCCTGACTTCCGCTAGTTCGTAAAACGGAATGGCCATTTCTGTGTAGCGCCTGGACCAGACACTGGGATCCGACAAAGGTCGGAAGGTGCTAAACTGTTTTGGAAGGTAGCTGGTCTCTCCGGCATCAAATTTGAAGGAGGAGATGCCGTATTTATTGCGGAGTTGTCTCAGCTGGCTCTGGAACCAATCTCGGGCTGCAGGGTTGGTGaaatccaagatggcgccgatacCGTTCCACCACTCCACCATGGCGGGCAGCCGCCCGGTGGGTTCCTTGATGAACAGCTGTTTCTCTATCCCCACCCCAAAATTCGAGGAATTATAATTGATGAATGGGTGAGTCCAGAGGGTGATCTGAAAGCCGTCCTCTCGGAGTTTCTTGAAGGTTTCAGTCATGTTGGGGAACTTGGCTGCGTCAAAGTCGAAGTCGCCGTACGCCTGGGTGTAGGTATCGTCAATCTCGATATGGCTACAGTTGAACTTGTACTTCTTGATGTTTTTGGCAAACCGCAGGAGTTTCTCCTGGTCAATGTCGTTTTTGTACAAGGCCCAGGTGGACCAGATGGGGTACCTGAAGGCGTTTCTTGAAGGTATCTTGGACGGCTTGTAGAAATACTTCCGCACCATGTATTTGTGGATGGAGGTGACGTCGGAACCTATGC
This genomic window from Ahaetulla prasina isolate Xishuangbanna chromosome 2, ASM2864084v1, whole genome shotgun sequence contains:
- the LOC131192634 gene encoding myogenesis-regulating glycosidase-like, which encodes MYTFLPENFTPVKQKPVKELKPMIGAIVVGLILFIAAVVAWCYYVASLRKAERLKTVELDLRQDGFTIKNQNGELVFKVAFQSGLLDLESCSREGANLTCTRTDRGKVNFFIKIVNPKDTVICYRVRWEEFVAETVVDHKMFWGDALWYGGCEMSVQHWPIKLPGYQEPMPFVTSDVYSFRNSFGGILERYWLSSKAAAIKINDSVPFHLGFNASEPSLVFQARYKDSPYKPPLGQQPFPELSYRVCIGSDVTSIHKYMVRKYFYKPSKIPSRNAFRYPIWSTWALYKNDIDQEKLLRFAKNIKKYKFNCSHIEIDDTYTQAYGDFDFDAAKFPNMTETFKKLREDGFQITLWTHPFINYNSSNFGVGIEKQLFIKEPTGRLPAMVEWWNGIGAILDFTNPAARDWFQSQLRQLRNKYGISSFKFDAGETSYLPKQFSTFRPLSDPSVWSRRYTEMAIPFYELAEVRVGYQSQNISCFFRIIDRDSVWGYELGLKSLIPTVLTISMLGYPFISADMIGGNFFPNKTDGALEIPDRELYIRWLELSAFMPSMQFSIPPWLYDKEVIEIALKFTKLHESLVAPLLLELAGEITNTGDPIIRPIWWISPGDESAHKIDSQFLIGDTLMVAPVLELGKQERDIYIPAGKWRSYKGELFEKTPTLITDYPVDLDEVAYFVWVS